A genomic window from Antedon mediterranea chromosome 4, ecAntMedi1.1, whole genome shotgun sequence includes:
- the LOC140047693 gene encoding spondin-2-like gives MGTTEHCATHTDNFHMWHLGQYATKGLQSFAEDGLTSHLTDELSQNSAISSIFGANALSEGTGTASSVLAMHSTSTKVRRDRLIHTIKRVMNALKMVEVLGKTVTLPQDQLSYGPMFETKNVLKKYDFFQISIVIKIIPSPDWFVGVDGISLHDGLKWVKAASFELYPIDAGTDKGLTFTSPNFAESPAKSISRIYWNRPSHPAASFQYPGGGLPSLGRLTFTQISTNEFQRLTTGQKYILNSIVKTDKWNDLSKENSKIDLTKLAGILGEKKLTVLADQPQDLPTDCRVSSWGDWKCDRQRCGVGILKRYRYIRVAPKYGGKICPVLVEMKPYSLHGLNSKRRNCIKRKLEKETRKFTKQQRKRVGYKFKSVKNI, from the exons GTGCAACACACACGGATAACTTCCATATGTGGCATTTAGGTCAATACGCTACAAAAGGTTTGCAGAGTTTTGCAGAGGACGGGTTAACTTCACATCTTACCGACGAACTTTCTCAAAACTCGGCAATCTCGTCAATATTTGGAGCTAACGCGTTGTCCGAGGGAACAGGTACAGCGTCATCAGTGTTGGCTATGCATTCTACATCCACAAAGGTGAGAAGGGATCGTTTGATACACACAATAAAACGCGTCATGAACGCATTAAAAATG GtggaagtacttggcaaaacaGTCACATTGCCTCAGGATCAATTGTCCTACGGGCCGATGTTTGaaactaaaaatgttttaaaaaaatacgaTTTCTTTCAGATATCAATTGTAATCAAGATAATCCCTAGTCCAGATTGGTTTGTAGGCGTAGATGGCATCAGCCTCCACGACGGTCTAAAATGGGTAAAAGCCGCGTCTTTCGAACTATATCCAATAGACGCAGGCACCGACAAGGGCCTGACTTTCACATCTCCAAATTTTGCCGAATCTCCTGCTAAGTCTATCTCCCGGATTTACTGGAATCGACCTTCACATCCGGCGGCGTCATTCCAGTACCCTGGCGGAGGACTACCATCGCTAGGTCGGCTTACGTTTACCCAAATTTCAACTAACGAATTTCAAAGACTAACAACGGGTCAGAAATATATACTCAATTCAATTGTCAAGACGGACAAGTGGAATGATTTATCGAAGGAAAACTCAAAAATAGATTTAACCAAACTTGCTGGTATTCTAGGGGAGAAAAAGCTGACAGTACTCGCTGACCAACCGCAGG ATCTTCCAACGGATTGTAGAGTATCGTCGTGGGGCGACTGGAAATGTGACAGACAACGATGTGGTGTCGGAATTCTTAAGCGGTATAGATATATACGCGTAGCTCCAAAATATGGCGGGAAAATTTGCCCAGTATTAGTTGAGATGAAACCATATAGTCTGCATGGACTCAACAGCAAACGCCGTAATTGCATAAAAAGGAAACTTGAAAAAGAAACTCGAAAATTTACTAAGCAGCAACGAAAACGAGTAGGTTACAAATTCAAGTCGGTGAAGAATATTTGA